One Phycisphaerales bacterium genomic window carries:
- a CDS encoding GNAT family N-acetyltransferase, whose amino-acid sequence MNRPGVELIAAADARPLRQRILRPGLPEAQSVYPDDEADTSVHVGIRVDGTLVSVSSFFVESTPGSERAAVRIRGMATLPEFRGRGYGRDLVDFGLSHTPLQDYAEAWCNARLTAAGYYQKLGFCSVGEQFELPGIGPHVVMVRAIHSSR is encoded by the coding sequence GTGAATCGTCCAGGCGTCGAACTCATCGCGGCGGCCGATGCCCGGCCCTTGAGGCAGCGCATACTCAGGCCGGGCTTGCCCGAAGCGCAGTCGGTGTACCCGGATGACGAGGCAGACACGAGCGTCCACGTCGGCATTCGCGTGGATGGAACGCTCGTGTCCGTCTCGTCTTTCTTCGTGGAGTCCACGCCTGGCTCCGAGCGTGCTGCCGTGCGCATTCGCGGCATGGCCACGCTGCCCGAGTTCCGTGGCCGGGGGTATGGGCGCGACCTGGTCGATTTCGGTCTTTCTCACACCCCCTTGCAAGATTATGCAGAGGCCTGGTGCAATGCCCGATTGACGGCGGCGGGATACTACCAGAAGCTCGGCTTTTGCTCCGTGGGCGAGCAATTCGAACTGCCTGGCATCGGTCCGCACGTGGTCATGGTGCGAGCGATCCATTCGAGCCGATGA